A region from the Benincasa hispida cultivar B227 chromosome 12, ASM972705v1, whole genome shotgun sequence genome encodes:
- the LOC120067059 gene encoding translation initiation factor eIF-2B subunit beta gives MPDVQALVNDFVIKLKRRKIEGSLATAKHTAELLRSVISQQRIPYTNQAAALIEAVKAVGEQLIAANPVELAVGNIVRRVLHIIREEDLSLTTASIAGLSLSAVSDDEDDSEKDDRPVLSAAAVAAAARSTLRPPSLQTLLEDVPNQTSVHQTSSSGGDSEGKSKSVDKSSRSRKLKHDVIEAVNELIQDIATCHEQIAEQAVEHIHQNEVILTLGSSRTVLEFLCAAKEKKRSFRVFVAEGAPRYQGHLLAKELVTRGLQTTLITDSAVFAMISRVNMVIVGAHAVMANGGVMAPVGLNMVALAAKRHAVPFVVLAGSHKLCPLYPHNPEVLLNELRSPSELLDFGEFSDCMDFGTNTGSPLLHVVNPTFDYVPPSLVSLFITDTGGHNSSYMYRLIADYYSADDLVIKRRPSTGS, from the exons ATGCCAGACGTGCAAGCCCTTGTGAATGATTTCGTTATCAAACTTAAGAGGCG TAAAATTGAGGGCTCCTTGGCCACCGCGAAGCATACAGCTGAATTGCTTCGTTCTGTCATTTCGCAGCAGCGAATACCCTACACGAACCAGGCGGCTGCTTTGATTGAAGCTGTGAAAGCTGTTGGCGAGCAGCTGATTGCTGCGAATCCTGTTG AGCTTGCTGTGGGTAATATTGTGAGACGGGTTTTGCACATTATTAGAGAGGAGGATCTCTCTCTCACCACAGCTTCTATTGCTGGGTTGAGCTTATCAGCAGTtagtgatgatgaagatgacAGTGAAAAAGATGATCGCCCAGTCCTCTCAGCTGCTGCTGTTGCAGCTGCTGCAAGAAGCACTTTGCGTCCACCTTCCTTGCAAACTCTTCTTGAGGACGTGCCTAATCAAACATCGGTTCATCAAACTTCATCATCTGGAGGTGATTCAGAAGGAAAAAGCAAAT CTGTTGATAAAAGTTCGAGGAGTCGGAAACTCAAGCATGATGTAATTGAAGCTGTTAATGAGCTCATTCAGGATATTGCAACTTGTCATGAACAGATTGCCGAGCAAGCAGTGGAGCACATTCATCAGAA CGAGGTAATATTAACTTTGGGGAGCTCCAGAACGGTATTGGAATTTCTCTGTGCTGCTAAGGAGAAGAAAAGGTCCTTCCGGGTGTTTGTTGCTGAGGGTGCTCCAAG ATATCAGGGTCATCTTCTTGCTAAGGAGTTGGTTACAAGAGGTTTACAGACCACACTTATTACTGATTCTGCAGTTTTTGCCATGATTTCCCGGGTGAATATG GTAATAGTTGGAGCACATGCTGTCATGGCAAATGGTGGTGTCATGGCACCAGTCGGATTGAATATGGTGGCCCTTGCAGCTAAAAGGCATGCTGTTCCTTTCGTCGTGCTAGCTGGAAGTCACAAG TTGTGCCCTTTGTATCCTCATAATCCCGAAGTTCTACTCAATGAACTGAGGTCCCCATCAGAGCTACTGGACTTTGGTGAATTTTCAGATTGCATGGACTTTGGAACTAACACTGGCTCTCCTCTTCTCCATGTAGTCAATCCTACATTTGACTATGTGCCACCATCACTTGTTAGTTTATTTATTACTGACAC AGGTGGCCATAACTCATCATACATGTATCGGCTTATTGCTGATTATTATTCAGCTGATGATTTGGTAATTAAAAGAAGGCCTTCTACAGGCAGTTGA